The Candidatus Phaeomarinobacter ectocarpi genome includes a region encoding these proteins:
- a CDS encoding uracil-DNA glycosylase encodes MSDLSTSADEHTELADLLRWFVEAGADEAIGDEPIDRLAAVPEPEPRVSNGGKPPLPGAKQPIRPQAPQAELADDKAAIDDARALAAAASNLDDLRNAMAGFAGCPLKATAKNLVFADGNPQAKIMLVGEAPGRDEDIQGLPFVGRSGQLLDRMLASIGLSRETVYISNVLPWRPPGNRTPTPAETAMCLPFILRHIELVGPKVLVCIGGVSAKELFGTKTGITRLRGQWKDFDPAAIGGPAGQTMPAIAMLHPAYLLRQPAQKRLAWRDLLSLKDKMAELGL; translated from the coding sequence ATGAGCGATCTTTCCACATCCGCTGACGAGCATACCGAGCTGGCCGACCTGCTGCGCTGGTTTGTGGAAGCAGGCGCGGATGAGGCCATCGGCGATGAGCCCATCGACCGACTGGCAGCTGTGCCAGAGCCGGAGCCAAGAGTATCAAATGGTGGAAAACCGCCCCTGCCCGGCGCCAAACAGCCCATCAGGCCGCAAGCGCCCCAGGCGGAACTCGCTGACGACAAGGCCGCCATTGATGACGCGCGTGCCCTTGCTGCCGCGGCGTCAAATCTGGATGACCTGCGTAACGCCATGGCGGGCTTCGCCGGCTGCCCGCTGAAAGCCACCGCCAAGAACCTGGTCTTTGCGGACGGCAATCCGCAGGCGAAAATCATGCTTGTGGGCGAAGCGCCCGGGCGCGACGAGGATATTCAGGGGCTGCCATTCGTGGGGCGCTCGGGACAACTTTTGGACCGGATGCTCGCGTCAATCGGTCTCAGCCGTGAAACCGTCTATATTTCCAATGTGCTGCCCTGGCGGCCACCGGGGAATCGCACGCCGACGCCGGCCGAGACCGCCATGTGCCTGCCGTTCATTCTTCGGCATATCGAGCTTGTGGGGCCAAAAGTGCTGGTCTGCATCGGTGGCGTGTCTGCAAAAGAGCTTTTTGGCACCAAAACGGGAATCACCCGCCTGCGCGGCCAATGGAAAGATTTTGATCCTGCTGCCATTGGCGGGCCAGCCGGGCAGACGATGCCGGCCATTGCGATGCTGCATCCTGCCTATCTGCTGCGCCAGCCGGCACAAAAGCGTCTCGCGTGGCGTGATCTGTTGAGCCTCAAGGACAAGATGGCCGAGCTTGGCCTCTAG
- a CDS encoding electron transfer flavoprotein-ubiquinone oxidoreductase produces the protein MEYDVVIVGAGPAGLSAAIRLKQQAAEHDFEISVCVLEKGAEVGAHILSGAVIDPVGLDELIPDWRDDETCPVKTEVKADHFMVLGPSGSIRLPNFMMPPLMNNHGNYIASLGNTCKWLAEKAEALGVEIYPGFAAAEVLYNDDGSVKGVATGDMGVGKNGEPKDGYMPGMELLGKYTFFAEGVRGSLSKHVIRNYNLDADSEPQKFGIGIKEVWEIDPAKHKKGLVQHSFGWPLGIKTGGGSFLYHFDENLVAVGFVVHLNYSNPYLSPFDEFQRFKTHPTIRPTFEGGKRLSYGARAITEGGFQSVPKLSFPGGVLVGCSAGFVNVPRIKGSHNAMATGMMAADSAFEAIRDGRAADELTTYQAAYETSHVAKDLKRVRNVKPLWSKFGTLIGIGLGGIDMWMNNLGIGLPFTLKHGKTDAASLKPAAKFKPINYPKPDGEVSFDKLSSVFLSSTNHEEDQPAHLTLGDPSIPIETNLPTWAEPAQRYCPAGVYEVVSNDDGSNPRFQINAQNCVHCKTCDIKDPSQNINWVVPEGGGGPIYVNM, from the coding sequence ATGGAATACGACGTGGTGATCGTCGGAGCCGGCCCTGCCGGTCTGTCCGCTGCGATCCGCCTCAAGCAGCAGGCCGCTGAACACGACTTTGAAATCTCCGTCTGCGTGCTGGAAAAGGGCGCGGAAGTCGGCGCGCACATCCTCTCAGGCGCGGTGATCGATCCCGTCGGCCTTGATGAGCTGATTCCCGACTGGCGTGACGATGAAACCTGCCCGGTGAAAACCGAAGTAAAAGCAGACCATTTCATGGTGCTTGGACCATCCGGTTCGATCCGCCTGCCGAACTTCATGATGCCGCCGTTGATGAACAATCACGGCAACTACATTGCAAGCCTTGGCAACACCTGTAAGTGGCTGGCTGAAAAGGCAGAAGCCTTGGGCGTTGAAATCTATCCGGGCTTTGCCGCAGCGGAAGTACTCTACAACGATGATGGCTCCGTCAAAGGCGTGGCCACCGGTGACATGGGCGTTGGCAAGAACGGCGAACCAAAAGACGGCTACATGCCCGGCATGGAGCTGCTCGGCAAATACACCTTCTTTGCTGAAGGTGTGCGCGGGTCCCTCTCCAAGCACGTGATCCGCAACTACAATCTGGATGCAGACAGCGAGCCGCAGAAATTTGGCATAGGCATCAAGGAAGTCTGGGAAATCGATCCGGCCAAGCACAAGAAGGGGCTGGTGCAGCACTCCTTCGGCTGGCCGCTTGGCATCAAGACCGGTGGTGGCTCATTCCTTTATCACTTCGACGAAAACCTGGTGGCTGTCGGCTTCGTGGTTCACCTGAACTACTCGAACCCCTACCTCTCACCATTTGACGAGTTCCAGCGATTCAAGACGCACCCGACCATTCGCCCGACCTTCGAAGGCGGCAAGCGCCTGAGCTATGGCGCGCGTGCGATTACCGAAGGTGGGTTCCAGTCTGTACCCAAACTGTCCTTCCCCGGCGGCGTGCTGGTCGGCTGTTCTGCCGGCTTCGTCAACGTGCCGCGCATCAAGGGCAGCCACAACGCCATGGCGACGGGCATGATGGCCGCAGACAGCGCCTTTGAAGCCATTCGCGATGGCCGCGCAGCGGACGAGCTCACCACCTATCAGGCAGCGTACGAAACCAGCCACGTGGCCAAGGACCTCAAGCGCGTGCGCAACGTCAAGCCGCTGTGGTCCAAGTTTGGCACGCTGATCGGCATCGGTCTTGGCGGCATTGATATGTGGATGAACAATCTGGGCATCGGCCTGCCGTTCACCCTCAAGCACGGCAAGACGGACGCGGCGTCGTTGAAGCCTGCGGCCAAGTTCAAGCCAATCAATTATCCAAAGCCGGACGGCGAAGTCTCTTTCGACAAGCTTTCGTCAGTGTTCCTGTCTTCCACAAACCACGAGGAAGACCAGCCGGCTCACCTGACCCTTGGCGATCCCAGCATCCCCATCGAAACCAACCTGCCCACATGGGCGGAGCCCGCGCAGCGTTACTGCCCGGCAGGTGTGTATGAAGTTGTCAGCAATGACGACGGCAGCAACCCCCGGTTCCAGATCAATGCTCAGAACTGTGTTCACTGCAAAACCTGTGACATCAAGGACCCCAGCCAGAACATCAACTGGGTTGTGCCGGAAGGTGGCGGCGGGCCGATCTACGTCAACATGTAA
- a CDS encoding tetratricopeptide repeat protein, with product MARIAAIGLAASLLAGCAGFGGIDPRDFDTSTVGKNLRVDGAGRNVESKLGNYLAARHATNLRDRDAAAVFYDQVLSEDPSNDVILDRAFLLQLTAGNISRAGTLAEKVIAQDPGDRTARLVLGVQDIKAGRFAGARGNFDSAAAGPFTRLVSGLLTAWTYVGEGNYPKAFESLSLEENGPGHTLFSAYHTALIADLAGDKVSAREAYETAMSSSGGGSVRIVDAYGRFLERNGQADDAIVIYSGYLALSPSHPIISDALARARRGDDPGLLVTSTRAGAAEALYGIGSALSRDQGVDVSILYLQLALYMDGNLDVAQVLLAELLSNSGDLSAAAETYDDVSSSSSLATTARIERALLLDRIGRTDDAIDALSSLGERSTDAANADVAIALADLYRSTERFDRAEAGYSRALDLLKSESSRLWTLYYARGVARERQGKWDGAEADFMKALELEPDQPYVLNYLAYSWLEQDINLEQALEMIQKAVDQRPNDGFIVDSLGWAFYQMGRYEEAVEQLERAVELDPNDATINDHLGDAFWKVGRRTEARFQWQHALENDPEEDVALRIARKLEKGLEAVEAAEAATPAAGS from the coding sequence ATGGCGCGCATTGCCGCTATTGGTCTGGCCGCAAGCCTGCTTGCTGGCTGTGCTGGCTTCGGCGGCATTGATCCCCGCGACTTTGATACCAGCACTGTCGGCAAGAACCTTCGGGTTGATGGCGCCGGTCGTAATGTTGAAAGCAAGCTTGGCAACTATCTGGCCGCGCGCCATGCCACCAATCTGCGTGACCGTGATGCGGCAGCCGTGTTCTACGATCAGGTGCTTTCCGAAGATCCATCCAATGATGTGATTCTGGATCGTGCTTTTTTGCTGCAGCTGACGGCGGGCAATATCTCCCGTGCGGGCACCCTGGCTGAAAAAGTCATCGCCCAGGACCCCGGCGACCGCACGGCGCGACTGGTGCTCGGCGTTCAGGATATCAAGGCGGGCAGGTTCGCCGGTGCCCGTGGAAACTTTGACAGCGCCGCCGCAGGCCCCTTCACCCGCTTGGTGTCGGGACTGCTGACCGCCTGGACCTATGTGGGCGAAGGCAACTATCCCAAAGCATTTGAAAGCCTGTCGCTGGAAGAAAATGGCCCCGGTCACACCCTCTTCAGCGCCTATCACACGGCCCTGATTGCTGATCTGGCAGGCGACAAGGTCAGTGCTCGCGAAGCCTATGAGACGGCCATGTCATCGTCCGGCGGTGGCTCCGTGCGCATCGTTGACGCCTATGGGCGTTTTCTGGAGCGCAACGGCCAGGCTGACGATGCCATCGTGATCTATTCAGGCTATCTGGCCCTGTCGCCATCGCACCCGATTATCAGCGACGCGCTGGCACGGGCACGCCGCGGGGATGACCCGGGACTGCTGGTGACATCAACCCGCGCAGGCGCCGCTGAAGCGCTCTATGGAATTGGCAGTGCCCTGTCGCGCGATCAGGGTGTGGATGTGTCCATTCTCTATCTGCAGCTTGCCTTGTACATGGATGGCAATCTTGACGTGGCGCAGGTGTTGCTGGCCGAGCTGCTGTCCAACTCTGGTGATCTCTCAGCCGCCGCCGAGACCTATGACGACGTCTCGTCCAGTTCTTCGCTTGCAACCACAGCCCGTATTGAACGCGCCTTGCTGCTCGACCGGATCGGCCGCACGGATGATGCCATTGATGCCCTGTCGTCACTTGGTGAAAGGTCAACCGACGCTGCAAATGCGGATGTCGCCATTGCATTGGCTGACCTCTACCGGTCGACGGAGCGGTTTGACAGGGCGGAAGCCGGGTACAGCCGCGCGCTGGACCTGCTGAAGTCAGAATCCAGCCGACTTTGGACGCTGTACTACGCACGCGGCGTCGCCCGTGAACGGCAAGGTAAATGGGACGGAGCCGAAGCTGACTTCATGAAAGCGCTGGAGCTCGAACCGGACCAACCCTACGTCCTCAACTACCTGGCCTATTCGTGGCTGGAGCAGGACATAAATCTCGAACAGGCGCTGGAGATGATTCAAAAGGCCGTCGATCAGCGGCCCAATGACGGCTTCATCGTCGATAGCCTCGGCTGGGCCTTCTACCAGATGGGCCGCTACGAGGAAGCCGTTGAACAGCTGGAACGCGCCGTCGAACTTGATCCCAATGACGCGACCATCAACGACCATCTGGGCGACGCGTTCTGGAAGGTTGGACGGCGGACAGAGGCACGCTTCCAATGGCAGCACGCTCTGGAAAATGATCCTGAAGAGGATGTCGCACTGCGTATTGCACGCAAACTGGAAAAAGGTCTCGAAGCGGTTGAAGCAGCCGAGGCTGCAACGCCTGCTGCGGGCTCCTGA
- a CDS encoding MmcQ/YjbR family DNA-binding protein: MTGKEFNAYCKSLKATTHVVQWGNAHVWKVGGKVFAIGRWEDKEPAFTFKVTDIGFEVLPQQPGVRPAPYMASRGLKWVQHYESPGLSDNELKDYIKQSYDMIVAALSKKKQKELGLLP; encoded by the coding sequence ATGACCGGCAAGGAATTCAACGCCTATTGCAAGAGCCTGAAGGCCACTACGCATGTTGTGCAGTGGGGCAATGCCCATGTGTGGAAAGTAGGTGGCAAGGTCTTCGCCATTGGTCGATGGGAAGACAAGGAACCCGCCTTCACATTCAAGGTGACGGATATTGGCTTTGAGGTTCTGCCGCAGCAGCCCGGCGTCAGGCCCGCACCCTACATGGCGTCCCGTGGCCTCAAATGGGTGCAGCATTATGAGAGCCCGGGACTGAGCGACAATGAACTCAAGGACTACATCAAGCAGTCCTACGACATGATTGTGGCTGCCCTTTCCAAGAAGAAACAAAAAGAGCTGGGTCTGCTCCCGTGA
- a CDS encoding 4-(cytidine 5'-diphospho)-2-C-methyl-D-erythritol kinase yields MSTITEFAPAKINLTLHVLGKRPDGYHLLESLVVFAGTGDTLTVEAADDLSFHVTGPNAAALADTPDADNLVLKAARLLGAARLSDTGRGRCAKITLDKRLPVAAGIGGGSADCAAAMRALNTLWDLGHDAATLGALGLELGADVPVCVQAPRPCVMSGIGEKIARAPSMPDLWCVLVNPGVPVATGPVFKALNAQPTTAESDTFWPGGFTDAKAAARFMRTCRNDLEPPARNLVSEVGETVRAIAATKDCLMARMSGSGATCFGLYADEDAATRAATALRREGWWVEAAHILS; encoded by the coding sequence GTGAGCACCATCACCGAATTCGCACCCGCAAAGATCAACCTCACACTTCACGTGCTGGGCAAGCGCCCGGACGGGTATCACTTGCTTGAAAGTCTCGTGGTTTTTGCAGGCACGGGAGATACGTTGACGGTGGAAGCCGCTGACGATCTTTCGTTTCATGTCACAGGCCCCAATGCGGCGGCCCTGGCGGATACGCCGGATGCTGACAATCTGGTCTTGAAGGCGGCCCGCTTGCTGGGCGCAGCCCGTTTGTCGGATACAGGGAGGGGTCGTTGCGCGAAGATAACCCTCGACAAGCGCCTGCCTGTAGCTGCCGGTATCGGCGGTGGGTCAGCGGATTGCGCGGCTGCGATGCGGGCGCTCAATACCCTGTGGGACCTTGGTCATGACGCCGCCACGCTTGGCGCACTTGGGCTTGAACTGGGCGCCGACGTGCCCGTTTGTGTTCAGGCACCGCGTCCATGTGTGATGTCCGGCATTGGCGAAAAGATAGCCCGCGCACCTTCCATGCCGGATCTGTGGTGTGTGCTCGTCAATCCCGGCGTGCCGGTGGCAACAGGTCCCGTGTTCAAAGCCCTGAATGCGCAGCCGACCACCGCTGAAAGCGATACGTTCTGGCCAGGTGGATTTACCGATGCCAAGGCCGCCGCACGCTTCATGAGGACCTGCCGCAACGATCTGGAGCCACCTGCCCGCAATCTGGTGTCCGAAGTGGGCGAAACCGTCCGTGCGATTGCCGCAACGAAGGACTGCCTCATGGCACGCATGTCAGGCTCAGGCGCAACGTGCTTTGGTTTGTATGCGGATGAAGACGCTGCAACACGTGCTGCCACGGCGCTCAGGCGCGAGGGCTGGTGGGTTGAGGCGGCTCATATTCTGAGCTGA
- a CDS encoding winged helix-turn-helix transcriptional regulator codes for MSNSDSKPDSPSDTPPRPRVVQTPVAMDDCGMARATDLFGDRWTLLILREALYGVTRFEDLRADLGIPRAALSQRLDRMVAAELLSRHPYREGASRTRHEYRMTDQGMEAVIVLVALMDWGDRYLRDDTPPIDVVDAATGEKLSIALTTEDGRVVPLQDAKMNILRRRQK; via the coding sequence ATGTCAAACTCAGATAGCAAACCCGATTCACCGTCCGACACGCCCCCTCGCCCCCGTGTGGTCCAGACACCGGTCGCCATGGATGATTGCGGCATGGCGCGGGCCACCGACCTCTTCGGGGATCGGTGGACGCTGCTCATCTTGCGTGAGGCCTTGTATGGGGTGACCCGGTTTGAAGATCTGCGGGCGGATCTGGGCATCCCCCGCGCCGCCCTGAGCCAGCGTCTGGACAGGATGGTGGCTGCAGAGCTTTTGTCGCGACACCCTTACAGAGAGGGTGCGAGCCGGACGCGTCATGAGTACCGGATGACGGATCAGGGCATGGAGGCGGTCATTGTGTTGGTGGCTCTGATGGACTGGGGGGACAGATATCTGCGTGACGACACGCCGCCGATTGACGTTGTAGACGCTGCGACGGGAGAAAAACTGTCCATTGCCCTCACGACAGAAGACGGCCGCGTGGTGCCGCTGCAGGACGCCAAAATGAACATCCTGCGTCGGCGTCAGAAATAG
- a CDS encoding polyprenyl synthetase family protein: MGVVVPLESDRGEGSDAVERLTELVGADMDRVTDLILSRLASQVEMVPELAGHIVESGGKRLRPMMTLAAASIVGYQGTDHVKLAAAVELMHTATLLHDDVVDESDLRRGKEAARKIWGNQASVLVGDFLLGRAFKMMVEVGSLKALDILSTSACVIAEGEVLQLATTKDTRTTEDAYLQVVNAKTAALFAAATEVGAVIADRPDSEQAALSSYGRNLGIAFQLVDDALDYSGRQATLGKTVGDDFREGKLTLPVVLAYRRGTADERQFWERTLRDGDQNDGDMEQAIAIMESHGCLDDTIGRARHYGAIACDALAIFPESDMRDVLISLVHFCVNRSY, from the coding sequence ATGGGCGTAGTTGTTCCTCTTGAAAGTGACCGTGGCGAAGGCAGCGATGCCGTTGAACGCCTGACGGAGCTTGTCGGCGCTGACATGGATCGGGTGACAGACCTCATCCTGTCGCGGCTGGCGTCTCAGGTCGAGATGGTTCCAGAGCTTGCCGGTCACATTGTGGAGAGCGGCGGCAAGCGCTTGCGCCCGATGATGACCCTCGCGGCTGCCAGCATCGTTGGCTATCAGGGTACGGACCATGTGAAGCTAGCGGCGGCCGTTGAGCTGATGCACACGGCAACACTGCTGCACGACGACGTGGTGGATGAAAGCGATCTGCGGCGCGGCAAGGAAGCGGCGCGCAAGATCTGGGGCAATCAGGCGAGTGTTCTGGTTGGCGACTTTTTGCTTGGCCGCGCGTTCAAGATGATGGTGGAAGTCGGCTCCCTCAAGGCGCTGGATATTCTCTCCACGTCTGCCTGCGTCATTGCGGAAGGTGAAGTGCTGCAGCTGGCCACAACAAAAGACACGCGCACAACGGAAGATGCCTATCTGCAGGTGGTCAACGCCAAGACGGCAGCGCTGTTTGCAGCGGCGACCGAAGTGGGTGCGGTGATTGCTGACCGGCCCGACTCCGAGCAGGCTGCGCTTTCTTCATACGGACGCAATCTGGGCATCGCTTTCCAGCTTGTGGATGATGCGCTTGATTACTCTGGCCGTCAGGCGACGTTGGGCAAGACCGTTGGCGACGACTTCCGCGAAGGCAAGCTGACGCTGCCGGTGGTTCTGGCATATCGCCGGGGCACGGCTGACGAACGCCAGTTCTGGGAACGTACCCTGCGTGACGGCGACCAGAACGACGGCGACATGGAACAGGCCATTGCCATCATGGAATCCCATGGGTGCCTTGATGACACCATCGGCCGGGCCCGCCACTACGGGGCCATCGCCTGTGATGCGCTGGCGATCTTCCCGGAAAGCGACATGCGCGATGTGCTGATCAGCCTTGTGCATTTCTGCGTCAACCGTAGTTACTAG
- a CDS encoding DUF2007 domain-containing protein has product MIELLRTNDPVLVSFAEALMRDAGLRFSVLDVHMSIIEGSLGILPRRLAVHEDDVAAARSLLVDAGIDVPPVGESRW; this is encoded by the coding sequence ATGATCGAACTTTTGCGCACAAATGACCCGGTTCTTGTCTCTTTTGCTGAGGCTTTGATGCGTGACGCGGGCCTTCGGTTCAGCGTTCTCGACGTCCATATGAGCATCATCGAAGGCTCGCTGGGCATTTTGCCGCGCCGTCTGGCCGTCCATGAGGACGATGTGGCGGCTGCGCGCAGCCTCCTTGTGGATGCCGGCATCGACGTGCCGCCGGTGGGGGAGAGCCGCTGGTGA